Genomic segment of Trichoderma breve strain T069 chromosome 7 map unlocalized scaffold00007, whole genome shotgun sequence:
AGTTACGCCTTCTTTGGTGCATTTCGAGCAGTCTTCCTCAGTCTGTCGCTGTACTTGGGGAACACAATGctcgacttcttcctcttcttgttgatgcccTTCTTGGCGCTAAAGGGTCtgtttggcttctttgagTCGACGTCCATGGCTGCGTTTCACAACATGTTAGCAAGCGTCGGGTCGATCTGGGGACacagaggagagaggagaaaggagAGGTAGGACATACAGTTCTCGTCTGCGCCAGCCTGCTCTTCCTTTTCGGGCGCATTGTCGCCATCTATTACCATTCAATGTTAGAGAACCAAAGGAATAGAATAGAGCGCATCTGGTCGAAAACTCACCatcaatcttcatctccgcGGGCTCGGGCTTGGCCTGCTTTGCCAActccagcagcttggccgAGAGACGCTCTTGTCTTGCAGTCTCAGCCGGGCCGAAGATGGAAGCGGCCTTGCGCTGGTTGTTGAATTTCTTGCTGCTTGATCGAGAACtcttggccatgattgcgGTATTGCTGGACCCTGTCCGTATATGATTACGTCGTTTGATGTATGGTTGcttgtcttcgtcttcaactgcgtagagaagaaagaaaagttACGATAACGGCGGGAAAAGATAAGATAAAGCGCCGGTGTGGCGTATCGTCACAAACTGTGGCTAGTGCGCCGGCGATCTTTTTTCGCGTCTCATTTTCACAGCAAAGGCACTCGGTTCTGCCAGCTGCCGCCGCCTGCCCAATGCCCAAAAGTCTTGTGGCGATAGCGTCGAGTTATCAATCATTATCTTAGCACCATGTCCATGCTTGGAAAAAGCGACCGAGGCtgatggcgaggacgacgagggtGAGGAGAGAGTGAATGTGAAGGACGCCGCTGCATCACCTGCGCGTTCTGCCAAAACCAATCCAAGCCAATCCATCGCAGTCACGCCGTTATAAATCTCGAACTCCCTCTGCCTTGCAGCGCCTTGCCTTGCATCGCTCGCGAAACTGCAGTCAGGCTCCCCATCGCGGCATCTGCCGGCATCGCAGCTGGCCTCACAGCGACTGCCTGCGCCGTCCAGCGGCTAGAATCCgctcttctctgctttgcGACTCTATTTTCCAATCAATCTTTGGTCCTTTGTCATCGTCCTTTGTCCCCAGATTATAGGGTGATTCGACCGCATTCCGATAGAGACGACGTCTGCATCGCTTCACGCTCTCCCCATATCAGCCCaattcttctctcctctcgaCTCAACCCCCGACCTCTCCGCACCCGTTGATGCATTTGCAACCCTCTTCATCCCTCGACCTACGATTCGCGCCATCTCGCAACCATGGCATCTCCCAACATGACGTCGATTTCGCGGCATGACGTGAACGCGCTGCTTAGGCAGGTCCAGGGCAATTCTCTGTTCAATAGACAACTCTCATCCATCTGCCAAGTAAATGGGCTTAAGAGCACAGGCGTCAAAGCCGAGCTCCAGCGACGCATCGTACAACGTAGGtctcccctctcttctgcaTCGCCCTGATCGCGACACTGTTCGCGTGCTCCTTGGCCCATCTCTGCGGTCACAGCCTCAGGCATCATCTCAGTCCTTGTATGTATGCTAACCTCTGTATCCCTCCCACAGTAATAAACGAAACGGTTACCAGCAACGATGTTGTACGATTCCATCAGATCCGCCACAGCATCCACAGCGCCTTTCAACAGCGAGCGAGTCCTGTCAAGGCCGCGACGGCTAGAAGCAACGGGTCTACAGCACAACCTGGTCTGCCTACTTCcgcgtcatcatcgtcatcctaCGGCACCAGCAGTTATTCTGGGCAACGAGCGTATGGGCAAGTCTCGGCAAACGGGGTGCCGGCTTCTCCTTATGGAACGTATAGCTTCTCGTTCAAGCCGAGCCCTTTCTATTACGTTGAAAGCGCCGTGAGCGTGTTGCGTACCTGTGAAGGCAAGAATCCCTAATCCCCTGTTTCGCTGCTATTACAATCTCGGCTAACCGGTGGCATTCATCTCCAGCAATGGCACAGCATAGGAACTCTGTCACCATCCCATTGAGGTTAAGCGACCACCCCGTTTTGCAGCGATGCAACGAGGATAAATCATACAGAATCATGGTGTTTTGTGCTAGCGACGACAGCGGCGTACAAGACGTTGCGTTCCCACACCAGTCCGAGCTTCGGGTAAATGGCgatgagatcaaggccaacctCCGAGGTCTCAAGAACAAACCCGGCTCAACGAGGCCAGTCGACATAACCAACGCTCTCCGCCTAAGGGGAAACTACATGAACAACATTGAGTTTACATATGCGCTGACGAACAGGGTAAGTTGAATTGAAAGACCATGAGCTTTACACATATGGCCCCTTTCTTGCGGACTTCTGCTAATATTATTTTGTTCTTGGCAGAAATTCTACCTAATCGTCAACCTTTGCAAGACTACTTCGGTTCCCGAATTGGTGACGACAATATCCAACCGTAGAAAGATTTCTGAAGAATCGGTGATATCTGAGCGTGAGTCTTTCCCGGACGAGGTACTTTCCCAACATATACTAACGTGATTATGGATAGTGAATAAAATAGCACAAGATCCAGATGTTGTAGCGACATCTCAGGTCCTATCCCTGAAATGCCCTCTATCCTACATGAGATTAGAAGTGCCTTGCCGCAGCTTGAGCTGCACACATTTGCAATGCTTTGACGCAACATCCTACTTGCAACTTCAGGAACAAGGTCCACAATGGCTTTGTCCTATATGCAATAAATCTGCGCCGTTCGACCAGCTAGCCGTTGACGGGTGCGTATCATTCTGTTCCAATAATACTCTTGCCATATGCTAACCAGCGTCTAGCTACGTCAAAGCTATTCTGGAAAAGACATCAAAGAGCCTGGAAACCGTGACCATTGAGCCCAACGGCAGGTGGTTTAGCAAACCACCAAAGGAGGAATCATTATCCAGGCCAAATGGGGCAGATcttgaggacgacgatgacgacgatgatttGGAGGTATCCGAAATCAGCATCAGCGGCCGTCGAATAGAAACGCCCAAGAAAAACATGACCTCCTACACAGAGATGAGCTCTGGTGGCAGAGACGGTCACTCGGCCCCGCGAACCGGCTCACATAGCGCCAAACGACCAGCGCCAGCAGTTATCGACCTGACGCTATCGTCTGACGACGAAGAGCCCATCCAGCGGCCGCATAAACGGCAACACACGGGAGGAAGCAGCTATCGCGGCTCGTCGAGTCTCCCGTTCCTGAGCGAATCACCCAGCAACTATCCGTCGTAGGAGAGTGGTCTAGAAGCAGTGAGTACGAGACGTCCGCGGGCAGAGCCTCGCCAGCGAAAGCGTTGGAGGAAGCGATGAGTGTTGTCTATAAAGCGAACCAATATATAAATGATTATACCACGGAGAGTGGtagagagaggagaggaaaggagaggagagagaagtTTGATTTACCAACTCAGCAGAGGCGTTTAGGGTGTGACGAGGGACAAAAAGGATGATTCCCCTAGGGTCGGTACAAATGCTAGTTTTTGTCTGCTTTTTATTTCCATTATTAAAGGGGGAGGAAAGATGTAAAGTTGTATGACTATCTTAGATTATTAGTTAGCGGCGACTTGCCGATTAGAGGCCGATTTACGAAACTACCTGATACGGACACTTGGTGATTGAGCGTGTCTGTGGTGTATCGTGTAAGTTGTATCATGTAATCTTCGTGTATCCATCACAGCTTATATCAGACAAGTAGCACAGATAATTTCACCATGTCAGGTATCTTCTCTTATAAAATAACATAAATCTTATTAATCAGAACGCATCATGTATTAATACAGATATTAAAAGTGCCCATAAATGCAGCTTATATGCCATCTCCCCAAATCATCCAGCAATTGTATATCTACTTCTACACCCCACCACATCAATCCCACCCCCACACCCAAAACCACCCTTTCCCCAACCCAGTACTAACCCATCCGTACCTGTACCGCAAGCCCATAGTCGATTGCAACTTTACCTCTCACCACCAAACCTCCAAACATCACCAACTCCAGCTTCCTcccacctcttcttctcctcctccgccattCTTccactctcctctcttctccccctaaacaaattaaaataaaaaaacagcAAAAATGTCCCTCTCCCCCCCAATGCCCCCCTTCAACTCCACCGACCCAACCGCCtccttcctctcctcctctgccctcgacttcctcctcatcgagCTCGTCCCGCTCGCTCAGCGCGTAACCTCCCAGCGCGactttccttcttcctctccggCTACTCAGAACCCCGACGGCGTCACATCCTCTTCGCATCATCGCAAATCCGATTCCGCTGCCGCTGCGCATCATCCGCCGGCCGCCGATTCTCCAAAGCGAATAGACGACGAAGAGCACCTCGATGCGGTGCACTTGAGACTCGAGTCGCAGGGCTATCGCGTTGGCCAGGGTCTTGTAGAAAGGTACTTTTTCTCAACAACTACATccttctttcctcttctctcataGGAACTACTCCCGCGCCGtctctcctttctctccctcaaTCGAATCAATATAGAGACACATAAGCTAACACTCAGCTTTCCTCAGATTCTCCCGCGACCGCCCCCGCTTCAACGACACTCTCGACGTCATAAAGTTCCTCTGCAAAGACCTCTGGTCTCTCGTCTTCGGCAAAAACATTGACAACCTCAAGACAAACCACCGCGTACgtcacacacacacacaacacacTTACAACccccaaacaaacaaacaacacGCATCACAGGATCAAAAACTCAGAAACTTAAGAACTCACACATTGCGCGCATAATCTAGGGAGTCTACGTCCTCACCGACAACGCCTTCCGCCCATTCTCCCGCATGAGCACAGAAACCGGCAGCCAAGCTGTCCTCCGCGCACAGCCTGTACGTcacacaaacacacacacatacacaacAGAGCGCAATTACCTGTCCTCTGGCCCAGTCGTCGCGATCCCCCGTTGGTTCGGATAGACGAGTTTTGACTAACTTGCTTTACTTGAATTTGCTTAGTTCCTATGGTTTCCCTGCGGCATCATTCGCGGCGCTCTGGCTGCCCTGGGTATCAGCGCCACCGTCCAAGCCGAGGTCAACGAGCTACCAGCAGCTATATTCCAAATCAAGACCATCGCCGCCAAGCCATAATAACCGAACCGCATTAAAGACAGCATTGCCCGATTCAAATCTACCAAAAGATGGGAGAGCGAAAAGATGATGGGATGACCCCATGTGCGAACTGACGGCGACAAACCCGTCCAATTCTTCTCCCGAATAATCCTCCAACTCAGCCAGGAGCAACTAGCAGTGGACTAATCAATGGGAATGAGAAGCTGTCCCGAAGGGAAAAGGGCTTCGCATGGGGATAGAGATTCTGGGGACAGTTTACAGCCTATGAAAGAAAGCAAATCATCAGCCACCCTGCTTATGCACGCGTATATATTCATTATACCCAGTAGTCATAGCTATTGTCCCTCAAGACCGGCTCCCTCGACACTTGAACAGCTACCAACAG
This window contains:
- a CDS encoding transport protein particle (TRAPP) component domain-containing protein; protein product: MSLSPPMPPFNSTDPTASFLSSSALDFLLIELVPLAQRVTSQRDFPSSSPATQNPDGVTSSSHHRKSDSAAAAHHPPAADSPKRIDDEEHLDAVHLRLESQGYRVGQGLVERFSRDRPRFNDTLDVIKFLCKDLWSLVFGKNIDNLKTNHRGVYVLTDNAFRPFSRMSTETGSQAVLRAQPFLWFPCGIIRGALAALGISATVQAEVNELPAAIFQIKTIAAKP
- a CDS encoding PINIT domain-containing protein; this translates as MASPNMTSISRHDVNALLRQVQGNSLFNRQLSSICQVNGLKSTGVKAELQRRIVQLINETVTSNDVVRFHQIRHSIHSAFQQRASPVKAATARSNGSTAQPGLPTSASSSSSYGTSSYSGQRAYGFSFKPSPFYYVESAVSVLRTCEAMAQHRNSVTIPLRLSDHPVLQRCNEDKSYRIMVFCASDDSGVQDVAFPHQSELRVNGDEIKANLRGLKNKPGSTRPVDITNALRLRGNYMNNIEFTYALTNRKFYLIVNLCKTTSVPELVTTISNRRKISEESVISELNKIAQDPDVVATSQVLSLKCPLSYMRLEVPCRSLSCTHLQCFDATSYLQLQEQGPQWLCPICNKSAPFDQLAVDGYVKAILEKTSKSLETVTIEPNGRWFSKPPKEESLSRPNGADLEDDDDDDDLEVSEISISGRRIETPKKNMTSYTEMSSGGRDGHSAPRTGSHSAKRPAPAVIDLTLSSDDEEPIQRPHKRQHTGGSSYRGSSSLPFLSESPSNYPS